In the Kribbella sp. NBC_00482 genome, one interval contains:
- a CDS encoding DUF4411 family protein: MYPPSDESEPPPLVCVIDTSVIIKLKTLVRIDEQWAIFEHMLQLVQDGRLVFPRQVYKEIAFARHPDAPGAWIARARTLVCQPEPTDETMAEILHITAPLVQENAEPANEPADPYVVAMAHELSRANPPRDVVVATNDVIDRPPLKMALKTACDQLDITCWTAEVFLQWVRDTRPTDPGE; the protein is encoded by the coding sequence GTGTACCCGCCTTCTGACGAGTCCGAACCCCCTCCGCTCGTCTGCGTCATCGACACGTCCGTCATCATCAAACTCAAGACGCTTGTCAGGATCGACGAGCAGTGGGCGATCTTCGAACACATGCTGCAACTGGTCCAAGACGGCCGTCTCGTGTTCCCCCGGCAGGTGTACAAGGAGATCGCGTTCGCACGTCACCCTGACGCACCGGGAGCCTGGATCGCCAGGGCGAGGACCCTGGTCTGTCAGCCGGAGCCCACGGACGAGACCATGGCCGAGATTCTCCACATCACCGCTCCATTGGTTCAGGAGAATGCGGAGCCGGCCAACGAGCCAGCCGACCCGTATGTGGTGGCCATGGCCCATGAGCTCTCCAGAGCCAACCCGCCTCGCGACGTTGTCGTGGCGACCAATGACGTGATCGACCGGCCGCCTTTGAAGATGGCGCTGAAAACGGCCTGCGACCAACTCGACATCACGTGCTGGACAGCTGAGGTGTTTCTCCAATGGGTCCGCGACACCAGGCCGACCGACCCCGGTGAATAG
- a CDS encoding ImmA/IrrE family metallo-endopeptidase — translation MAAKESPITPSVLSWAIRQDGRTPAEVARAIHVDPTVLEGWMAGTSRPTVGQTSALAAALHRPRVFFFLPEPPAGSALPSGFRHPPGGGDKMVGSGALLEVRRAKRLQQAVSWATREDRPPEIPFASMSQDPEKVADLVRGWLRVPEQQVWRDDYAALNYWRAALEDAGVLVFSLRLGKDEVRGFASWDERAPMVVLNASTSPAVRSYTLGHELAHLTLRQATACLEPADIVVDSDEEKWCDRFSAALLMPRSAMYELIRSAGIGFGAGGIEAVRSVMSRFRVSARAAALRLRDLGYAEPGLYSEVLRVFVPGRTRESEQVRSAPRPTLRLREYGQHTVALLLGSLPPNEALSVLRITVDDARRIADEVPGVPAF, via the coding sequence ATGGCCGCGAAAGAGTCGCCGATCACGCCGAGCGTGCTCTCCTGGGCGATTCGCCAAGATGGCCGCACCCCGGCTGAGGTCGCTCGAGCCATTCATGTAGACCCGACCGTTCTTGAGGGGTGGATGGCTGGCACATCGCGCCCAACCGTAGGCCAGACCTCCGCGTTGGCTGCTGCGCTGCACCGCCCGCGCGTCTTCTTCTTTTTGCCTGAACCGCCCGCTGGTTCTGCCCTTCCCTCGGGGTTCCGTCATCCTCCTGGCGGGGGCGACAAGATGGTGGGTTCCGGCGCGCTTCTTGAGGTCCGCCGAGCGAAACGCTTGCAGCAGGCAGTCTCATGGGCGACACGCGAAGACAGACCCCCGGAGATTCCTTTTGCCTCTATGAGCCAGGATCCCGAGAAGGTGGCTGACCTAGTACGCGGATGGCTCCGCGTTCCTGAGCAGCAGGTTTGGCGGGATGACTACGCCGCGCTGAACTACTGGAGAGCGGCCCTAGAGGACGCCGGTGTCCTCGTGTTTTCGTTGCGGCTCGGCAAGGATGAGGTCCGCGGCTTCGCGAGCTGGGATGAGCGCGCTCCGATGGTCGTTCTCAATGCCAGCACCTCACCGGCAGTGCGTTCCTACACTCTCGGGCACGAACTCGCCCATCTGACGCTGCGCCAAGCAACGGCCTGTCTCGAGCCCGCTGACATTGTGGTCGATTCCGACGAAGAGAAGTGGTGTGACCGCTTCTCGGCTGCGCTGCTCATGCCCCGGTCGGCAATGTACGAGCTGATCCGCTCCGCTGGCATCGGGTTCGGCGCCGGCGGCATCGAAGCGGTGCGTTCTGTGATGTCCCGTTTCCGGGTTAGTGCGCGTGCAGCGGCGCTGCGGCTGCGTGACCTTGGCTACGCTGAGCCAGGGCTGTACAGCGAGGTGCTGCGAGTCTTCGTCCCGGGCAGGACACGCGAATCCGAACAGGTCCGATCGGCACCGCGGCCGACGCTGAGGCTACGTGAGTACGGCCAGCACACAGTCGCTCTGCTGCTCGGGTCGTTGCCGCCGAACGAGGCTCTATCGGTTCTCCGCATCACGGTCGACGATGCCCGGCGCATCGCGGACGAGGTGCCGGGTGTACCCGCCTTCTGA